TCACCATCGAGGGCTTCTACGACGACGTGCGACCCATCACGGACCTCGACCGCGAGGCGCTCGACGCGATGCCGTTCGACGCCGACGCGGTCAAGGCCGACCTCGATATCGGCGGATTCGCCGACGGTCCCGGTGACTCGTACCTAGAGAAGCTGCTGTACTATCCGACGCTCAACATCGCGGGATTCACCAGCGGCTACGGCGGCGAGGGGACCAAGACCATCATCCCGTCGACCGCGAAGCTGAAGATGGACATGCGGCTGGTCGCCGACCAGGACCCCGACGATATCTACGAGAAGTTCCGGAGTCACGTCGAGAACCACGCGTCCGGGACCGTCGACATCGAGGTATCGAAGTTCGGGACCATGTCCCCCCAGCGGACACCGCTCGACCACCCCGTTCGTGAGCCGGTTCTGGACGCGGTCTCGGCCGGGTGGGAGACGGACCCCATCCTCAAACCGACGCTCGGCGGGTCGCTTCCGACCGCCGCGTTCGCCCGCCACCTGGAGACGCCGGTCGTCGTCGTCCCCTATGCCAACAGCGACGAGAACAATCACTCGCCCGACGAGAACCTCGCCCTGGACTGCTTCGCGAACGGCGTTCGGACGACCGCCGCCCTCCTCGACAGACTCGTCGACTACGAGGGGTGAACCGCCTCGGGGTCAAGCCCCGAGGCACTCGGCCTGCTCGGCTTGTAGACCGAACGCGGTACCGAGAGCTAGACGGGAAGATGCGAACGTAACGACGGACTCGACTCTTTTCGGTTCACGCTCCGAATCTACGGCGCTCCGGGCGCGTAGCGCGTCCCGAAGTCCCGATGAAGCGGCCACCCCTCCTTGGGAAGTGCGACCGATTCTTCGGTCGACCGCGGAGAACGAAATCCGGTTTTGGGAAGCTCGGGATTCCGGGCATACAGTTAACACCTTTAGGGTGTTATTTCGATACGAGCGCAGTTGGTATTACGTGAAATCGCAGAAGTCCTCTTGCTTCCGATTGGAGACCCCCGTCGTTCCGTCTCCCGTACGGAACCGCCTCGGCACCGGGATTGTGGGTTATCCGCTTCCCGAACGGTTAAGTTGCTACTCTCACGTTTCAACGGTGTAATGGGAGCTCACAAGCAGTACGACGGTTACGAGTCGTACGACTATCTGACGGCTGGCGAAGACTACCGAGAGTTCGCGCTTCCCGAGCGCCATTCGGGCTTCGAGCCGTACGAGATACCGCTCACCGACGACGAAGAGGAACGCGCACAGCAGGTCGCGGCGGAGAACTACGTAGTGTCGTTCCACGAACACCCGTTCTACTTCCCGGACGACCTCGATGAAGACCTCTGGGACTACATCCGCGAGGGTCGGGCGGTCACCGCTTACGAGGCTCTGGCGGACACCGCGCTCGACGGCGTCTTCGACATGCACTTCGACGGACTCGCGAGCATTCACTCCCAGCACGGCTGGAAGTGGGACGACATCGTCCACGACGTGAGCATGCGCGCCTGCGATATCGCTCACTCGGAGTATGCCATCCGCTGTGACGGAGCCGACGACATCCGACGGGCCTACGACGAGGGGAAGCTCGCTATCGTGCCTGCACTCGAATCCGCGGCGATGATCGAGAACGAACTCGACCGCATCGAACAGCTCTACGGAATGGGCGTCCGGTCGATGGGAATCACCTACACCGCCTCGAATGCCCTCGGAACGGGTGAGGGCGGTATCCACGAACGCGACGGCGGCCTGACCGCGTTCGGTGCGGCGGCCGTCAAGCGAATGAACAAGGTCGGGATGGCGATAAGCACCAGTCACTCGAGTCCCCAGACCACCCTGGACGTCTGCGAGGTCAGCGAGAAGCCGGTCTTCGACACCCACGCTCTCGCGAGGGGCGCAGGCGTGGGCAAACGCGGCGCGTCCGACGAAGAACTCGAGGCCATCGCCGACACCGGCGGCGTCATCGGTATCCTCTCGTCGACGCACCTGCCCGACATCGAGACGTACATGGACCACTTCGAGTACATCGTCGACTTGGTCGGTATCGACCACGTCGCGTTCGGTCCGGACGTCCTCTACGGCGACCACACGGGCCTACTCGAAGTGCTCGCCGACTTCCACGGCATCGAACTCCCCGAAACCACGCTCCAGAGCCCCTACGTGAAGGGGCTGGAGAACCCGACCGAAGCGTGGAACAACATCATCCGTTGGCTCGTCAAGAACGAGTACACCGACGAGGAGATCGAGAAGGTGCTCGGCGAGAACGTGCTCCGCGCGCTCGAAGAAGCGTGGTGAGCGTCCCCGGCCGGTAGGTGGCGACCGTCCCCGGTTGGTAGCGGGTCTCAGGTGCGGCTCACTACGCCACCAGACCGCTTTTATCGGAACTCGGGCATCACGCGGTCGGCGAACAGTTCGATACCGGTGGACTCCGGGAAGTCGACGAACTCCAGAACGACCTCGTCCACCCCGAGCTCCTCGTAGGCCCGCAACTCCTCGGCGACCTGTTCGGGCGTTCCGATGAGGTTGTTGAACGACGACAGCGGATCGTCTTCGTCCGGGTCGCGGAACCGGGGAACTTCGTCGAGGATTGCGTCGACTTCCTCCTCGGTTTCGCGGACGATACAGCGGGCGAACCACGACGTATCGATTTCGTCGAAATCGGTTCCGTACGTCTCGCAGTGGGCCGCGAGGACGTCGAGTTTCTGCTCGATGACCTCCGGCGGTCCCCAGTAGTTCCACTCGTCGGCGTGCTTGGCTACGATGCGGAGGGTGAACTCCTCGCCACCGCCGCCGACCATGACCGGCGGATGGGGGTCCTGCGTCGGATGCGGTCTACTGACTGCGTCCCGAAGCTCGTAGTAATCGCCCTCGTAGGTCACACTGTCTTCGGTCCACAGCCGCTTCGTCAACTCGATGGTCTCCTCCATCGCTCGTAATCGGTCGGGCGCGTCGGGCCAGTCGTACCCGAACGCGAGGGCCTCGTCCTCCTTCCAGCCAGCACCCATCCCGAGTTTGAATCGTCCGTCGCTGACGTTGTCGATGGTGGCGGCCGCTTTCGCGAGTAGCGGTCCGTGCCGGAGCTCGTTGTTGATGGTCTTCGGGAACAGCGTCACCGTCTCGGTTTCCCGAGCGAGGGCGGTGAGCGTACTCAGACACTCCGTCGTCGCTCCGTCGCCGGTCATCAGGTGGTCCGGGACCGCGACCCCGTCGAAGCCGACCGATTCGGCGAGTCGTGCGTAGCCGCGTTGCTTTTTCCAATCGATTGAATCGCAGAACGCGAGCATCGAGTACTCGGACGCTCCCGCGCTGGTCGGAACGTTTACTCCAAAACGCATATCATCGCGTTCGAGCGGAGGTCTTTAGAACGTTTGGGAGCCCGGACGCCGCGCGAGCGGTTGACCAGTCGAGTTCCGACCGCCCGCAGTTCAAATCCCAGACCATTGGCGGCGGTCTCGTGTTGTGACCCCTACCATTTCACCGGGCGTCCGAGCCGAGACTGATAAATCCCGGACATGAGCGGTAGGAAGTATAGCACTTACCGCAAATTTTATACCTTGCTGGTATTACGTGACACTGTAGCGTACGACAGCGACTCGATTGGCAAACGCCCACATATAGCAACACGAATGATTAGACAGAAGCTCAACAGCCGGACGTTCGTAGTGGTCCTTCTCGTTGTCGGACTACTACTGGGTCCGACGACGGCTATGGCACAGGAAGAATCCCCTTCGGTCACCCTCGCCGAATCGACAATCGAGGTCGACGCAGGGGAGACCAGCACGGTAACCGCCGAGTACCAGTTCGACGTCGAGTCGGCCGGTACCGGTGACGAGGCGCTCTCTTCGATAGGCGGCACGATGTGGAAGCTCTCCGACAGGGAGGTTGGCGACATCACCGCGACCATCGACGGCGAGAGCGTCGACCCGACCGTCTCGGAGGAGTCGGGTCACCACGACGTTTCGGTCCCCGTCGAGGGGGTCTCCGACGGTGACACGGTGACCGTGACGCTGGAGTACGACGTCTCCGGACCGACCGGTGAACTCCAGACGCCGCTCTGGGTGCCGGAGTACTCGACGCCCGGGCAGGCGAACGTGGTCGACATCACGGCGACGCTCCCCGAGGGAACGACTCTGTCGGATGACTCGTTCCCGACCGCCGAGACGGTCGACGGGAACACGGTCGAGTTCGACCTGCTCCACGTCCCCGGGTTCGTCAAGATGGGCTACGGTCAGACCGCCGCGGGCGGTCTCACTACGGACACGCTCTACTCGCTGGTGGGCGTCGTGTTGATCGTCGGCTTCATCGTTGGCGGACTGGCAATTG
The Halorussus salilacus genome window above contains:
- a CDS encoding dipeptidase; this encodes MGAHKQYDGYESYDYLTAGEDYREFALPERHSGFEPYEIPLTDDEEERAQQVAAENYVVSFHEHPFYFPDDLDEDLWDYIREGRAVTAYEALADTALDGVFDMHFDGLASIHSQHGWKWDDIVHDVSMRACDIAHSEYAIRCDGADDIRRAYDEGKLAIVPALESAAMIENELDRIEQLYGMGVRSMGITYTASNALGTGEGGIHERDGGLTAFGAAAVKRMNKVGMAISTSHSSPQTTLDVCEVSEKPVFDTHALARGAGVGKRGASDEELEAIADTGGVIGILSSTHLPDIETYMDHFEYIVDLVGIDHVAFGPDVLYGDHTGLLEVLADFHGIELPETTLQSPYVKGLENPTEAWNNIIRWLVKNEYTDEEIEKVLGENVLRALEEAW
- a CDS encoding LLM class flavin-dependent oxidoreductase; translated protein: MRFGVNVPTSAGASEYSMLAFCDSIDWKKQRGYARLAESVGFDGVAVPDHLMTGDGATTECLSTLTALARETETVTLFPKTINNELRHGPLLAKAAATIDNVSDGRFKLGMGAGWKEDEALAFGYDWPDAPDRLRAMEETIELTKRLWTEDSVTYEGDYYELRDAVSRPHPTQDPHPPVMVGGGGEEFTLRIVAKHADEWNYWGPPEVIEQKLDVLAAHCETYGTDFDEIDTSWFARCIVRETEEEVDAILDEVPRFRDPDEDDPLSSFNNLIGTPEQVAEELRAYEELGVDEVVLEFVDFPESTGIELFADRVMPEFR